In the Mycobacteriales bacterium genome, one interval contains:
- a CDS encoding MBL fold metallo-hydrolase, which yields MKVTVLGCAGTFPSADSGCSAYLVEHDGFRLLLDAGNGAIGALQRHGGIFDLDAVLLSHLHADHCLDLVAYSYARRYHPDRPPLLPVYGPYGTRDRLLQVFDRRPDEGLEDVYAFATTGEGSREIGPFRVDLTPTAHPVECYAIRVTAGGRSVTYSADTGPCAAVADAARETDLFLCESTWLEDSPRPPNLHLTAREAGEHAARAGAGRLALIHTTAYLDQDAYVAQAATAFAGPLERATPGATWDL from the coding sequence GTGAAGGTCACCGTGCTCGGCTGCGCGGGGACGTTCCCGTCCGCCGACTCGGGCTGCTCGGCGTACCTGGTGGAGCACGACGGGTTCCGGCTGCTGCTCGACGCGGGCAACGGCGCGATCGGCGCGTTGCAGCGCCACGGCGGCATCTTCGACCTCGACGCGGTGCTGCTCTCCCACCTGCACGCCGACCACTGCCTCGACCTCGTCGCGTACTCGTACGCGCGCCGCTACCACCCGGACCGGCCGCCGCTGCTGCCGGTGTACGGCCCGTACGGCACCCGCGACCGGCTGCTCCAGGTGTTCGACCGGCGGCCGGACGAGGGGCTCGAGGACGTGTACGCGTTCGCGACGACGGGTGAGGGCAGCCGCGAGATCGGGCCGTTCCGGGTCGACCTGACGCCGACGGCGCACCCGGTCGAGTGCTACGCGATCCGGGTCACGGCGGGCGGCCGCAGCGTCACGTACTCGGCCGACACCGGGCCGTGCGCGGCGGTGGCGGACGCGGCGCGGGAGACCGACCTGTTCCTCTGCGAGTCGACCTGGCTGGAGGACTCGCCGCGCCCGCCGAACCTCCACCTCACCGCCCGCGAGGCGGGCGAGCACGCGGCCCGCGCCGGCGCCGGGCGGCTCGCGCTGATCCACACCACCGCGTACCTGGACCAGGACGCGTACGTCGCGCAGGCGGCGACGGCGTTCGCCGGCCCGCTGGAACGCGCCACCCCCGGCGCCACCTGGGACCTGTAG
- the murI gene encoding glutamate racemase has translation MNDLPIGIFDSGVGGLTVARAVLDQLPHEPLVYVGDTARAPYGPLPLAEVRRNALDVMDHLVESYRVKLLVIACNSASAACLRDARERYGVPVVEVVLPAVRRAVAATRNHRVGVIGTRATIDSQAYDDAFAAAPDVELTTRACPRFVEFVERGETWSDELLAVAEEYLTPLVTAGVDTVVLGCTHYPLLTGVISYVLGDEVTLVSSAEETAKDVFRVLARNAAFRDPRASEPAHRFLATGDPAPFQRLAHRFLGPEIGAVEGATVGLA, from the coding sequence ATGAACGACCTCCCGATCGGCATCTTCGACAGCGGCGTCGGTGGGCTCACCGTCGCGCGCGCCGTGCTGGACCAGCTCCCGCACGAGCCGCTCGTCTACGTCGGCGACACCGCGCGGGCGCCGTACGGCCCGCTGCCGCTCGCCGAGGTTCGCCGCAACGCGCTCGACGTCATGGACCACCTGGTGGAGTCGTACCGGGTGAAGCTGCTCGTCATCGCCTGCAACAGCGCGAGCGCGGCCTGCCTGCGCGACGCGCGGGAGCGGTACGGCGTGCCGGTCGTGGAGGTCGTGCTCCCGGCGGTGCGGCGCGCGGTCGCGGCGACCCGCAACCACCGGGTCGGCGTCATCGGGACGCGCGCGACGATCGACAGTCAGGCCTACGACGACGCGTTCGCGGCGGCGCCGGACGTCGAGCTGACGACGCGGGCCTGCCCGCGGTTCGTGGAGTTCGTCGAACGCGGCGAGACGTGGAGCGACGAGCTGCTCGCCGTGGCAGAGGAGTACCTGACGCCGCTGGTGACGGCGGGCGTCGACACGGTCGTGCTCGGCTGCACGCACTACCCGTTGCTGACCGGCGTCATCTCCTACGTCCTCGGCGACGAGGTGACGCTGGTGAGCAGCGCGGAGGAGACGGCGAAGGACGTGTTCCGGGTGCTGGCGCGCAACGCCGCGTTCCGCGATCCGCGGGCGTCCGAGCCGGCGCACCGGTTCCTCGCGACGGGTGACCCGGCGCCGTTCCAGCGGCTGGCGCACCGCTTCCTCGGCCCGGAGATCGGCGCGGTCGAGGGCGCGACGGTGGGGCTGGCGTGA